The nucleotide sequence TGCGAAGTTTGTCACTCCGTCAGTGAAAATGGCAAAGGCAACCCAGCAACACTTTGTCCGTGTTCAGTGCATCTTCCATGCAATCCACCCAGCAACCCATCCACCCATCCACCCACCTCCGTTTTCCGTAATCCACTTTCCTGGGGAGTCATCAGCATATAGTACACCTGGCGAAGGATATCCGGATGGACCGAGGGCGGGGCAGTTGTCGTGTCAACACAAGTTTTGCATTTGGCGATGTGTTTTTCCTCGGTATGtccttttttttcttcttttttctAGTTGTTCGTTGCTCCCTGCAAGTTGTTAAATGAGTTTTCATAGTTTTTCGTGGGTGGTTATGGCACACCCTTTCGCTGTCTCTGTTTGCggaaaattaatattttccCTTAGCCCATTTCACTCTTTATAAAGTTCAGCATTGCCACTGGGGTGCATTTGCTTAGCGTCAAAGTTTTCTTTTATAGaggatttttattaaaaaacccCGCGAAGAAGTAACGTTTGCTGAGCGAAAGTTTTTCAAACATAATGGAAGTTATACTTACCAGAGGGACTGGCAATTTATTAGGTAGGGATAACATATgttaaaaattgtatacaCTTGGGAATGGATATAaagttaaatttattttgatgAAACTAAGTTTGTGTTTATAGGTTTTAATCAACTATCTAAAGTGTTTTAAAGTTAGAAAAGTTTTCCTTTTAACTGGTTCACTGGCAAAACATTACAAATTCAGCAAAAGTAAATTAATTTCCATAAACTAGTCATTGTTTTAATTCGGCAGAGATCAAGCTGTAATAAATCAACATATTCATAACCTTTAATCAAGCTAATAGCCACTAGATGAACATTGGCACCAATTAATCAGTGGCTATATAATAACCGTCATTAAACTAAACAAACACATTGCGCCATTCAGAGTTCGCCGTTCGCATAAATTTCAATACGCAACCAGGTACAGAACACTTAACCCATGATACCCCCAAAAGCCGCCCCATCAGAATACATTTCCAATTAACTGGGGGCCGCCCATTCCCATACTTCGCCGAAACTCACCAACTTCCCCTCGCTGAGGGGTACCCAATTcggtaaataataatacccGGGCAAATGTTTAATGATATGAAATTAATGCGCAAATATCAGAGGCTTCTTTGCCATTAAAGCGAATAGTAAATGGAATACAATTTCCCGGATGGAACCGTTCGAGAATTTTCACAGCTGCGGTGGCGCCGCCAGGTGAAAATGTAAATGATATGCGATGATATCGGAGGCCTAAAGCGAAGCGGAATAAATTGACTCTTTGACTATCCCAAGtgtttttcggtttttggtTTTCGGTTTTCGGTTCCGACTGGGTTTTGCAACATTTGTATTTGTTCAAAAGTCAATTTAAGACCCAGAAAAATTGATGCCATTGTTGATTTTCATTTGCATGCCAGTCACACAATCAAAAGTGCTGGGGAAAATGTGGGGACTTTGCAACAAATTATGTTGTTGGCTCAGATTTTTATGGTCTTTGCCATGCACACACACTTAACGCCTATTTTCCACACCCCTCCCCTTACCCGAAAATCAAccataaatacaatatttcCCACAACTTTTCGAGGAAAACAACAACAGATTTGATTTTACTCAGTTTCGGTTTCGAGTCGAGGCCGAAAATTTTTATTGTCCAGCAATATTGAGGCAGGAAAATGTAGGAAAAGCGACGGAATACCCATGAAATTTGATTTGCTTCATTGAATtgatttcatttcatttgttttgatttgtttcGCCCCGAAAAACGCAAGAACGCAAATTGGAAACCGGACCCTGGATAACAAAAGCTGGCACCATCTGAATTGGTGAATTGGAGCGCCGAAATGAATACATTTCGGTTGAGTTCGAGGCGTGTTTAGGGGGCAAGCATTTGGATTCGGATCCGTACTCCTATTTGGACTCGGATTTGGATGGGGGGGCGTGGCCGCATTGTGGTTTATGCTGATACTGTTGACTGACATCGGGGTCTGGGCCTGACTTTTAGTAGTAGTTTATTTAGTTGTTGGAGCGATCAACACTTGCCAGATTGCTTTGGCATTAAAGTGTCAGCAAATATTCCGGATTCTGGACTCTGGATGCCTGTGGAGTGGAATGTTGGGCCCGGCATCTGGCAGCTGAATGTCCGGAATGGGTAAAATGGTCCTGTTCCGGTGATGATTTAGCCACATGCGGCTTAATGCCCTCTAAAAGCCTCGACTCCGGTGTGCAGAGAGAGAAATTCCATGAGCCAATAAGAAAAGTATAATATTTACATATAcattaaagtattttaaaaatggaaatcCTTTAAGTGGAAGAACAATTGTACGTTTTGGATTTCAAAACTTGTCTAAATATATTCaccataatattttaaaattaaaaaacaataataatccTTAATCATCAccaatatatttaatataatattaaaaattaaatgtaaaattcaatttacatGTTTCTTAAATTGGGTTATATTCTTTTAGTGTGCAATAGGGTAGGCTCAACAAAATCCCAGGCCAAGAAAGACAAAACATGCCCCTCAATTGAACCCTTTCTGTGCGCCTGTCAACGGCGAATGGCAAGGGCTCTTAGAATGTAGGCAAAACTATAAATTGGGTAGTTATTTGGGCTGAGTTTGACATCTTAGAGATACATTTTATTAGGCCAGATCATAAATCGAACTGGCGATAGCTTCCCTCGATTGCTAGTTGATGCCTGATAACTCTTGTCTCAAGTACCAATCGCTTGTTTTTGTCTTGTCTTTGGGGATTTGGTGTCCAAATAGACGCCACAAATAACAGAAAACCCGCATCGTTACTTTAACCGCTCCCCGGTGCGTTTTTTACGGATCGAAGCCTTTGGCTTTAGGGGCAACTTTTACGATTTCCCAACTGATGACCCAATTAATACGCTGACAACcaacatttatttattgccATTCATGTAAGCCAACTTTTTCTGAAGGCGAGGACCGAGACTGAAAAACTTTAAACTTAATGTTCCTTGCTCATCCTTTGTCAATTCCCCAATGAGAAGCCCGAAACTAATCATTATTGAAAACGTGTGGTAAAAACTTTTGTAATTCCCCCCTTTGTGTCACGCCCTTTTCCACTGTCACTCTCTCtcagaaataaaaaagaaagaaaactGAAAGGCAAAAAAGAAggaaacacaaaaaaaaaactgaaaagtTATAACAAAATAGCTTTGGTCAAATTGTTTTACAAGCCAATTGGGTTTGGTGTCCCTTTTTGGCACTGTCATGTTGCCTTTTTGGAGTCCTGCGGTTCCTAACGCTTCGATTGGCGCACCAAAGTCCCGAAGGCGTTTGGCAGAGGAAGTTCGCCTCGCTTTCGATTCGAAAGAGGGTTATGCTGCTGATgaactttaaaataaagtttatGGCAGAATGGTATTTTTCGGTAGAGAGATATAATTTTGTGTGGGATACGGAAAGTGTTGGAAAGGGAAAATGTGCAAATTTGTCAAAATTATTCTGACTTTGAAAACAAATTTAGATTTCATTTAGCTCTTAGTCTTTTATTTTGTAAAgtaagattttaaaatatatatattataaaagatacaaatttttaataacatttttaagtgCTTTTTTATGTAAAACACTTTAATTAGAAAATATAGCTTTGCCCAGCTCGTTGTACTCCCATTCTTCAGCCTGACCCTTGACCGCTTGATTCTGCCCCTGTTCCTGGCTCTCCAGCGCTTGCTGCAGCTGCCCGGAAGTTccttccatttccatttcctcCCCTGGGGATCTCCGATCTCGTACAGCCTTGTGCCGGGCCTCGGAGGCGGCACAGGCGGCCCTGTAAGCGGCCTTCTTCGTATTGGTGTAGTCCAGTTTAGCGGAACGCAACTGCTGCATTAGCATCTCGGCCCTTTGGCGAGCGGTATCGACCAGCTGCGTTTTTTCGCATAGTTCCTGCTGGGCACCGGATGCAGCTGCCTCGGCATTGCTCAGTGCATCCTCGGCGATTTTCACCGAGCCTCGCAGCGATTGCAACAGCGTTTGCGTCTGCTTTGCAGTGGCAACAGCGGCATTGAGATTGGTCTGAGATTAGGTGTAAATTGGATCATAAAAAAGTGGTCAACAATTAAAACAACATTAAGATTGGTCTAAAATTGTggattaaattaaataatgaaaatgtGGTCAAAGGTTACATTTATAAAAGGTTTTAGTATGGGAAAGGTTCTTGTGTTTGGTCCGCTTATGATTGTTATACACATTTTACCACAAAGTACAACAGTAATACCGCTGAGTACAAAAAtggtttaattaattcatttatttatttattttgctgaTTATATTGCTTAATTTAGCTTTTGTCTTAAGAGTTAAGATGAcgtaaaatattaaaaaaaaaaaaatttacggTAAAGTTGAAGTTCAGACCTACAAAGGATTTGACTTTTATTTGTtgtaaatttttgaaaatccaAATATAAATTAAAGGAATTATTACGTTTTATATTTTgccatatttaaattaaagccTCCTTATAATTTGTAGTCAGGTATTAATGTAAGGTAAtgcttttgaattttaataaaactggGTACATCTTTACACTGgtattcaaatttaaattcaaatgataaaatatatttattttgatatataTCTAGGAGTCTCACCTGTGATCCCACCAGGGAGTAGCTCTCCTCCTGGACGATGATCTCCGCCTCGTGCACCTCATCCTGCAGCTGCTCGAGGATCTGCTGCTTTCCAGCAAGGGCAGCCTCGGCGGCCTTGGCGGCGGCGACGGCCTTGTCGGCCAGCTGGTGCTTCACCTGGCGGGCGGCGGCCAGGGCGGCGGGGGCCTGGGTGTCCGACGCCTTCTTGGCCTCCTGGGCCGCCTTCAGGGCAATGTTCGAGGCGGTCTGCTTGGAGTTGCCGTGCCGCATGCTCATGGATAGCTCACCAGACTGGTCCTGGGATCGagactgctgctgctgctgctggcagtTCGAGGAACGTTGGTAGCTGGCCGAGAGGCTGGGCGAGATCAGGAGCAGGTGACAGAGGAGGATATGGACCAGGATCGGTGGCGATGCAATGCGCATAATTATGTGAGCCTTCAAAGTTGCTGCCAAGTTTGCCTTCTCAACTCCGGCTTGaacatttttacattttgaAGTAGTTCCGCCCGGCCAACGTGGCGAGCGTTCTGGagaataaaatgtttaacaaAGTTTTTTTGTTAGAAAAACTCTGGGTAGCCAGGGCCGCATAACTTTTCCGCGCAATTTAACTTAACGTTCACGAgtttcccatttttattttcttttatacTTTATTCACTTAGTTTTTTACCCAGCCCTCCTGCCCTTCTTCGCTTTTCCTTGACATGAAAAGTAGACTAACAATGCATGTGGCAACATTTTTTTCGGCCTGTTGTTGAACAAGAATTAATTGGGTCGTCAAAGTCCTTCAGCCCCGATAAGCTTTCAGCCTTATCGAAATGGCagctaaaagaagaaaaaaacaGAGAGAAAATCGGGAAGGGAAAGCGGTGAAATGGGAACTGGGAAAGGGAAAACCCAAGACGATTGCTCGGGTCATTTGTGCCTTGATCTGTTAATCCGAAAAGGGTTTTTGCCGGCTTCCCATGACGAAAGCCCCGGCTTTTGCCCACCCATTTGATTGAGGGCCCGAGAAAGCTTCAGCTCGCCATTAAGCGGGTAAGTTTGGtatggccaaaaaaaaaggacaGCCACtaggcgtatgcgtaataaaATCAACAACTTTAAATTTAAGCCCCCAAACACGCACACACATTTCTCTCTCAATTAGAGATAACAGATAACTTTAATAGTTTAAACTGTGTGTATATGTGGCCAGGACCACAGACCAAATTTGACCAGGGTATGGCTGCTCACCAAAGTCGTCCTCTGGCGCAAAAGTCCGCATTTCCAGCAGGACACCCTCGTCCTTGTTCATGGACCTCGTCACTTGCATTCGCCTTTTTGCGTATTCAAGTGCCTGTGCGGAAGTGTTCCATACCAATCCCCACTCCCCATTCCCCAGTTCCCAGTGTCCATTCCCCGAATCCCATTCTACATCTCTTCACACACAATCCCAACCCCACCCAAAAATGACACTCTGAGTGCGGAACGTGGGTGGTAAACCGCATAAAAAGACTCTTCCAGAAGAAATCGATGTGCATGAACATTCAGCCAGCAGAATGCCTGCTCTTTTTCgtacactgggaaaaatggaaatgtttttaaaaaaataataaataaaatattaagtGAAATTACTTAAATGTCAATTATGCTTCCttgaataatttatttaatagttGAACTATGGATCGTTTAAACTTATCAACTTTTCTTTAATACAAAATCTAAGCTTCTTGGTTctctttataaatatttaagtatttattaaatatcTCTTGAAAAAACTACTTCAAACACAAACTGTATattttctttccatttttctCAGCGTGCAGAATGATTCAACCAAAACGAAGTTGAAATGCTCTGATGAAAAACATACTGCATAGTCTTAGTGGGGAACTTTATGGAATATGATGCTAAAGGGGCTgcagaaatgaatgaaaacAAACACATCAATTTTCTGAATGTCTGGTTCTGGTCTTCAGGAAAAACACATAGATCAAACTCAAGGAAAACTCTTGGATCCGATGTGATTTCTTTCTTATTTCTGATTTACTTGCCACTCAAATATCCTGGCCCGATATTGCAGTTTCCACACCCACATATCATCTGGTTCATCCGATGCACCAAAAGGGGAGGGGTGGAGAGATGAGGTCCTGCCCACAAATTCAATTTCCTTAGCAGCCAGTCCATCGAACATGTCCTGTGCCTCCTGCtaactgaaaactgaaaaccgAGAGTCGAGAACCGACTCGTCTATGCGGCGAGGTGGCGAAGTGCCGATGTCGTTCTGGTGTTTGAACCGCATATAGACACATATATTTGCCAGCTCTCGagtatatataatatttatgcCACTGTAAGTGCTTATTGATGTCAGATCTGAAATTGGAATCTGCTTGGGCTTTTGTTCTTATTCCATGCGGATGCACATTGCAGTTAAGGTCTTGATTCGGTTCTCGTTGTTTTGTGGACTCTCAATTAAGCAAGTTGGCATTTTGACATGTCTGAGATGAAACCGAAACTTGTAGGTTCCCCCAATAAggaaaaataatcaaaattgGAAATTCATATATGCGTGTACAGAATACAGACGAAATATTTATAAGACCCAGGCACAAGCCTCGGCCCCCAAGAGGTACGTTTTCGTTCCAAAATGGAGAACGAACCGGGGCCGTTGAGGCCACagtaaaatttaattttaatgcataagcaaattgaatttaaGCAACAGGAAAATTGTTCGTCTGGCCACAAAGGTGCCGTGCCGCATGTGGAAGCAAAAACCACTTGCCAGGGAAACGAGCTGGAGGTGGCCTAAAACCACGCAGAGTGCTCTGTGCTCAAAGTTTTCACCTAAAGGCGAGCGGGCTAAAAGAGCTCTGAATTCCTTAAACCAACCACAATTACGGAAATGCGGTGCTTtcatcaaatatttttaagagtAGGACATGCTCGAAAAATTCTTGGTCTCCAAATTAGGCCAAAGGATTAACTAGCACACCGCAAAATTAATTGGTAGAATTAAGAGGGTTTTAAGTGTTTCCAAAAAGTTATTAGAACACTCAGAAAAGTAACCAATACCTTAAAGGTCGTTTTTGTCGTTGAGttataaaaacataacttttagaaaataaatttaacttTCGGAACAATTCAACTtcatgttatattttttttggcagATGAACTTCAAGTTTAACATGACATTAAGAAACCGGCCCCAAGAAATTCCCTTCTTTTATCCTATAATAGCAATAATTGATAGATTTTTTGCAGTGACCCCATGTGtgatgtattttattttcgtaTAATCCAAAACCAACGAACTACTTTTGGCTGATCATCCATACAAACTCCTCGTAATTGATCATACCATCTCCGTCGAAATCGGCCTCTCGAATCATCTCGTCTATCTCCTCGTCTGTGACTTTTTCGCCCAGATTGATCATCACGAAACGGAGTTCAGCCGGTGATATGAAACCATCGCCATCGCGGTCGAAGATCTTGAAAGCCTCGCGCATCTCCTCTTCGGTATCAGTTTCTCGCATCTGCTTGGCCATTATAGCACAGAACTCACTAAAGTCCAGTAGTCCCTCGCTATTGCTATCAGCTTCGGCTATGAGGTCCTGTAACTCTCCCTCCGAGGGATTCTGACCAAGGGTGCGCATTAAGGTTCCCAGCTCCCGAGTATTTATCTTCCCAGTGCCGTCCTTATCGAACTGCACAAAGGCATCCTTGAACTCGGCAATCTGCTCCTCCGTTAACTCGGACATCTTCAAATATATTCCAGGAGTTTTTGTTTTCGAATATATCTAGATATATCGAGATGATGTCAAGGCTAACGATCGTGTGATTTTGAGAAGCCGAAAATGTTTTGAATCTGAAAGGTCCAGGTCCTAACCCCTAAAGCCTACTTCTATAGATCCTCATGTGGTGGACATCATGTTGACAAATCGCACATAGTCTATGTTTCCCTCATGATCGGAATCAGCATCGCGGATGATTTCCTCCACCTCATCGTCTGTCATCTGCTCTCCCATGTTTTTCATGATGTGACGGAACTCCGATTCGGATATAAACCCGGTTCCTTGCTTGTCGAACACCCGAAATGCCGCTATAATCTCATCCTCGGTCGTCATGTTCTCGTACCTTTGAGACATGATATACAAAAAATCGCTGAGATATAGCTCTCCAGTGCCATCAGCATCGATATCTGTACTTATATCCTGCAGCTCAACATCACTGGGATTTTGGCCCACAGCTCGCATTAGCTGTCTCAGCTGCTTTATGGGTATGACCTTGAGGTCTTGATCGTCGAACAGAGAAAAAGCCATCTCCAAATCCTTGACCTGTTCTTCGGTTAGATTATTGGTGCGGATGATACGCTCCTCTGGTGGCGGAGTAAGGAAATCGAAATCCATGGCCAGGAAAGGGGTTGGGGCTGAGGAATTTTGGGGATCACTGCACCTTCACtacaaatttttgaataatttaatttcagaACTTCATTTTGAAGTATAAATCAAAAGTTGAAGTCAAAATCATGGTTTTTTTAATCTTTATacctttattttttatttttataagaattttttaaaatgtacactcattatttatttaaaaaaataatgttttacaagcttaaataattattaaaggGAAGTATAATGATTAATCCGATATTGTAGGTCCCGCCAGAAAGTTATTTCCAAGTCCACATTCCAGATGTTTATGGATTATAAAAACATTCAAGTTGATAAAATTATGGTATAGATTTCGGTGTAAATCCATTTGCCAGTTCTGCAGATTCTagtttaaaattagaaatatTATCTTAGCATTGGTAATTACTTACCGTTCCATAAAACACCTGAAGAGAGTGTTACGTCTCCATCATCATGGTTACAAATCGAACGTAGTCAATTTTCAGTTCCGTATTGGCGTCTGCATCGCGAATCATTTCTTCAATCTCATCCTCCTCCATCTCATCGCCCAAGTCGGTCATTATCTGGCGGAATTCCGTCTCGTGTATAAAACCAGATCCATCTTTGTCAAAGACCCTGAAGGCCAGGATAACCTCATCTTCGATGGTCGAATTCTCGTACCGCTTCGACATGATCCAGAGGAAATCGCTGAGATACAGCTCGCCCGATCCATCCGTATCGATTTCGGTGATATAGTCCTGCAGCTCGTTTTCCGGTGGGGTGTGGGCCACGGCCTTTAAGCAATCCCTTAGGTACTTAATAGGGATGACCTTGGTATTTTCGTCGTCGAAAAGGGCGAAGGCCGCCTCACAATCCTTGAGCTGCTCGTCATCCAGGGTGTGCGTATGAATGGTTCGCACCTCTGGCGGAGGGCTACTAAAGTCAAAGTCATCCATGGccaataacaactagtaaggCGTTCCAAAGTTCGGGTTTTacttaaaatttgattttacTGAAATTTAGATATTGTTAAAATTTGGTCTGCAAATTAAAACTTTTATAGACTGAATGTGTTTTTGAAACTAAAGGCAATGATAGTTCGAAAAATgcataaaaaagtaaaaggcTTATTCATGTTTGAATAAGAAATATTCGGTtaaaagaaatgtttttaggtaaaattcaatttattttcatttcgtTATCCAATAAAAACATGTCTATTCTTtctataaaatgtataacttaaaatttttggcGTTACAAATCCAGGTGAAAACCCCTCTTAGGCAAAGGTTCTTTTTATCATAGCCATGAACTCGGTGAAACTTATGCGACCATCTCCATCAGAATATCGGTCTCTGATCATGTACATAATGATCTTTTTGTCGCTCTGGAAGTCCGTGATCTGTATTAACTGAATAAGATCGCTTTCGGTAATGAAACCGTCGTCGTCTTTGTCGAAAAGTTTGAATAATCGGCACATCTCTCGCTCTTCTTCATTTTCGAAACGCGCCATTATAAAACAGTAGTCTCTGAAGTCGATTTCGCCATTGCCGTCCACATCCGAGGCCTTGAAAATTTCCTCCAGTTCCTTTTCCGTGGGAATCTCACCCAGAGATCGGATCATGCTTCCCAGTTCCTTCTTGGTTATAACTCCTCGCTCATTTCTTATAAGCTGGCTGTAGCTTTGTTTATAGTTTGCCAACCTAGGTCCACTCATCTCGTCCATGGAAATGAAATCGTTTACTTGATCCAttagaaatttaaatttttttagggttttttcagccgaaatatttgtttttgaaagtaaagtaaaaatcGTAGAAGAGTAGTTTGAAATATGTATAAGaaactattttttaaatattttataaaccTTACCGCTTATTTTCTCCTCTTATTTTATAAGCCAAAGTAAAAAACATTTCTGAGTGTAAGTTAATTGTGAAACTGACATGGTTGTTAAATTCCTTTTCCCAGAGCCCCAATTTGTGACGGGGAAAAAAATTGCATGTGACCACATCGCCATAATATAGTAACACCCCAGTAAAATAAAACAGGATTTAACAATTAAATTTGCAACAATTTCCCgaataatgtttttatagCCCTTGGCCACGGCTTCAAGCGTTGCGGCTGTTGAAAAGCATGggtaattacatttttaattaaatgcgACGCAGTTTGTTtcgtttttatattattttcatttgtattTTTGCTGGTGCATTTATACAACTGTTGAGTATTTTTTCTGGGCAGCCATTTTATGCCATTCTCGTCGGTCCCTCGGGGCATAAaatgttgtttgtttttttattgagCGTTACGGGCAAATAGGAAAATTATCCAATGCAAAATTTCAAGCAATTTGCATAATTTGGGAGCGGAGAAAGCGAGAACCGAACTGCACAAACCCATATCCCTGGCCATCCTTTCTCACACGTGCGCTCCCCAGTGGAGCCAACAATGGGAACTTCTTGCTAATGAGAAGCAAATCCTGGCCACGAAGGACACCAAGGATTTGGGTTGGGGGCCAAAGTTGAGCCACAAAACAAGGCATTGTCAAGCATTTCTCTGCATAGATTACAACGGACTTTTCGGACCAGAGATGCAGAAATATAAAGCTGAGTTGAAAATTAAATCTAAACTGTTTTgcaagttatatatatttttcttgcaaataatttaattgtcCTATTAATTCCCAAGTTATTTTAGCTAAGAATTAAATTGAATCATTCCAAAATAAGGAAATGTGACTTGCTGAACATTCTTCTAAATGAGTGGACTGCATGAAAgcaaatttattatttaaagcATTTTGAAACTAACCCATTCTTATGACCACAATTGTGCAAATATGTTTATACGATTGTCTCGTAATGCAGCTCGGAATATGTTTGTTGTTTGACTTTAATCAGGCGTAAACAGGACGAAAGGGCAACAGACCTTTGGGGGATTTGGATAATTTGCATTTCTGTAGTGAAGTAGGACACACAATCAAAGGGTTTCTATGTGCAAATCTCTTAATGTCTGAGTTGGAGCAAGGACTCTATATGATATTATGCCCGAGTGAGCTGCTCAAAGTAATAGAATTCGGTATGGAAATGCAGATGAAGGTCTCTAACAATTTTGAGCTAGATCAGAAACTGCATTACATGTtcaatgtattttttattatcttGTTTCATAGAATAGTAAataattcaat is from Drosophila suzukii chromosome 3, CBGP_Dsuzu_IsoJpt1.0, whole genome shotgun sequence and encodes:
- the LOC108007575 gene encoding uncharacterized abhydrolase domain-containing protein DDB_G0269086, producing MRIASPPILVHILLCHLLLISPSLSASYQRSSNCQQQQQQSRSQDQSGELSMSMRHGNSKQTASNIALKAAQEAKKASDTQAPAALAAARQVKHQLADKAVAAAKAAEAALAGKQQILEQLQDEVHEAEIIVQEESYSLVGSQTNLNAAVATAKQTQTLLQSLRGSVKIAEDALSNAEAAASGAQQELCEKTQLVDTARQRAEMLMQQLRSAKLDYTNTKKAAYRAACAASEARHKAVRDRRSPGEEMEMEGTSGQLQQALESQEQGQNQAVKGQAEEWEYNELGKAIFSN
- the LOC108007572 gene encoding calmodulin, which produces MDDFDFSSPPPEVRTIHTHTLDDEQLKDCEAAFALFDDENTKVIPIKYLRDCLKAVAHTPPENELQDYITEIDTDGSGELYLSDFLWIMSKRYENSTIEDEVILAFRVFDKDGSGFIHETEFRQIMTDLGDEMEEDEIEEMIRDADANTELKIDYVRFVTMMMET
- the Acam gene encoding calmodulin-related protein 97A, which translates into the protein MSELTEEQIAEFKDAFVQFDKDGTGKINTRELGTLMRTLGQNPSEGELQDLIAEADSNSEGLLDFSEFCAIMAKQMRETDTEEEMREAFKIFDRDGDGFISPAELRFVMINLGEKVTDEEIDEMIREADFDGDGMINYEEFVWMISQK
- the LOC118877906 gene encoding calmodulin-beta-like: MSGPRLANYKQSYSQLIRNERGVITKKELGSMIRSLGEIPTEKELEEIFKASDVDGNGEIDFRDYCFIMARFENEEEREMCRLFKLFDKDDDGFITESDLIQLIQITDFQSDKKIIMYMIRDRYSDGDGRISFTEFMAMIKRTFA
- the LOC108007565 gene encoding uncharacterized protein, giving the protein MDFDFLTPPPEERIIRTNNLTEEQVKDLEMAFSLFDDQDLKVIPIKQLRQLMRAVGQNPSDVELQDISTDIDADGTGELYLSDFLYIMSQRYENMTTEDEIIAAFRVFDKQGTGFISESEFRHIMKNMGEQMTDDEVEEIIRDADSDHEGNIDYVRFVNMMSTT